The region ACCGCCTGGGTCCCGCCCAGCAGGGGCAGCAGCAGCTTGGCCATCATCGGCTGGACGGAAAAGATCAGCGCCGCGCTGGTGAACACGGCGACGACAAACAGGGCGGGCGGCGGCCCGCCATGGGCGGGCGAAGCGTCGGATAAGCTCATGAAGACTCGGTCTACATCCGGCCCTGTTGCATCACCGGCGGTGAAGGCTGACCTTTGTGCGACAATGTTTCAAGCTTAAGGACGCGCGATGTTCTCGATCGAGATCGAAACCCTTGCCCGGCTTCTGATTGACGAAGCTCGAGACCGCTCGCTGCGACTGGTTACGGCCGAAAGCTGCACCGGCGGACTGGTCGGCGGCGCCATCTGCGCGATTCCCGGGGCGTCGGACGTCTTCGAGCGCGGCTTCATCACCTACACGAACCGCGCCAAACAGGAGATGCTGGGTGTCCCGGGCGACATGCTGGCCGACCACGGAGCCGTATCTGAACCCGTCGCCCGCGCCATGGCTGAAGGTGCGCTGGCGGCGTCCAACGCCCATATCGCCGTCGCCGTAACGGGGGTCGCCGGCCCCGGCGGCGGCAGTCCGTTGAAGCCTGTGGGAACAGTCCACTTCGCGGTCGCGCGCGCAAACCGCTCGGTCATGCACCGCCACGAGCAGTTCGACGGCGCGACTCGCGCGGAAGTTCAGGCGGCGGCCATAGCGGTCGCCCTCACCATGATGCGCGAGGCGGTCTAGCGTGGTGCGGGTCAGCCGCACGGACGCGCAGTCCTGGGGCCTTGCCGCTCTTTCTCGGCGCGCCATGGCCGCCGCCGCGGCCAAGCGGTCCGATCTTCGCCACGCGGTTCGGGTCACGGCCGCGGTGGGCGCATCCTTCACCCTCGCGACGGCCTTGCAGCTGCCTCAGGGCTTTTGGGCGGTCTTCACCGCCGTCATCGTCGTGCAGACGAGCATCGGCGGGACGATCACCGCCACCGTCGATCGCCTGACCGGCACCGTCGTCGGCGGGCTGATTGGCGCGGTCGCCGCCTATTTGAAAGCCCGGTTCGCGCTGGATGCGGGCCTGGTGCTTTGCGCCGTGACCGCGATCACGGCCTTCGCCGCCGCCGGGCGACCGAAGTTGAAGGTCGCCCCGATCACAGCCGTCATCGTGATCATCGCCACGCCGCATGACCTCGGCCCCTGGCACGCCGCCTTCTATCGCGTGGCGGAAATTCTGCTCGGTGGCTTGGTGGGTGTGGCGGCCACCCTCTTCATCTTCCCCGCCCCTGCGCATCACCTGGTCGTCTCGCGGCTTGCAGGCGCCATGAACAAGCTGGCTTATGTACTTGAGCTTTATGCTGGAATCCTCAAGGGCGAGGCGCACGAGGAAGACGTAGACGACGCCCATCGCGAACTGCGTGAGACGATCGGCAAGATCGAAACAGCCGTCACCGAGGCCCAGCGCGAGACCGATAGTCACCTGCCCGGCCGCCACACGCCCGAACGCGCGCCTCGCGTACTCTGGCGGGTCCGCAACGACACCGTCACGGTCGAACGGGCTTTGGGTGCGGTTCAGGAGAGTCCTGCCTTAAACCGCCTAAGACCCTCGGCGATAGCCCTGATCGAGGCCCAGATCGGCCGCCTCAAGGCATGCGCGCAAGCGGCCGAAGCGCACAGGCCGGTCCAACGTGGGTCACTGCTACAGTTTCAAGCGGAGTTCGAAGCGACACTGCAGCTTTTGCGAGACGAACGCGTGACCGTAAGCCTGTCGGCCGACGCGGCGGCGGGATTGTTCGGACTCGTCTTCGCGCTCAGCAGTCTGACCGACAATCTGGAAGACCTCGCCGACGTCGTCGATGAATTCAGCCGCCCGTCGCCTCAGACCACGCCGGAGGCTGTGCCGTAGAGTGTCCTCGCGCGGGCATCAAAGCAGCCGATCAGCCGGCTGACGGCTTGGTCGAAATTGGCCGCCAGTATGCCATCCAGGAACCGCATGCGGAACTCGAAGTCGATGTCGAACAGGACTTTGGTCCCATGTTCGTGAGGGACGAAGCGCCAGCGATTGCGCAACTTTTTGAATGGACCGCTGATCAGCGAAACGTCGACCTGATGATTGCTCCGGTCACGCCGCACGTGGGTGGAGAACTTCTCGCGCAGGAACGAAAAGCCCACCGCCGCCTCGGCGTCCAGGTGAGAGACCCCCTCTTCCTCGGGCTGTTCGTTCCAGGTTCGTAG is a window of Caulobacter sp. NIBR2454 DNA encoding:
- a CDS encoding CinA family protein — encoded protein: MFSIEIETLARLLIDEARDRSLRLVTAESCTGGLVGGAICAIPGASDVFERGFITYTNRAKQEMLGVPGDMLADHGAVSEPVARAMAEGALAASNAHIAVAVTGVAGPGGGSPLKPVGTVHFAVARANRSVMHRHEQFDGATRAEVQAAAIAVALTMMREAV
- a CDS encoding FUSC family protein, encoding MAAAAAKRSDLRHAVRVTAAVGASFTLATALQLPQGFWAVFTAVIVVQTSIGGTITATVDRLTGTVVGGLIGAVAAYLKARFALDAGLVLCAVTAITAFAAAGRPKLKVAPITAVIVIIATPHDLGPWHAAFYRVAEILLGGLVGVAATLFIFPAPAHHLVVSRLAGAMNKLAYVLELYAGILKGEAHEEDVDDAHRELRETIGKIETAVTEAQRETDSHLPGRHTPERAPRVLWRVRNDTVTVERALGAVQESPALNRLRPSAIALIEAQIGRLKACAQAAEAHRPVQRGSLLQFQAEFEATLQLLRDERVTVSLSADAAAGLFGLVFALSSLTDNLEDLADVVDEFSRPSPQTTPEAVP
- a CDS encoding type II toxin-antitoxin system RatA family toxin; the encoded protein is MRHSVARVLPYTPDQLFDLVGDVKHYPDFVPWVTSLRTWNEQPEEEGVSHLDAEAAVGFSFLREKFSTHVRRDRSNHQVDVSLISGPFKKLRNRWRFVPHEHGTKVLFDIDFEFRMRFLDGILAANFDQAVSRLIGCFDARARTLYGTASGVV